Proteins found in one Methylobacterium sp. CB376 genomic segment:
- the prfA gene encoding peptide chain release factor 1, producing MIAIPSDRLDAILARHDIVTATLSAGEADSESFVQLSRELSDLDDVVAAIRAYRAAEAELRGVEAMLQEGDPEMRALAAEEKPEVEAARDAAAKALQIMLLPKDAADEKSAILEIRAGTGGDEAALFAGDLLRMYARYADLKGWKIEVVSESPGTMGGYREVVAEVKGRGVFARLKFESGAHRVQRVPETETQGRIHTSAATVAVLPEAEEVDIHVNEADLKIDTMRAQGAGGQHVNKTESAIRITHIPSGIVVFVQEERSQHKNRARAMAVLRARLYEQERSQKDAARAADRRAQVGSGDRSERIRTYNFPQGRVTDHRINLTLYKLEEVLAGTALDELVDALVTEHQAALLAAEGLG from the coding sequence ATGATTGCGATACCTTCCGACAGACTGGACGCCATCCTGGCGCGGCACGACATCGTCACGGCGACGCTGAGCGCCGGCGAGGCCGATTCCGAGAGCTTCGTCCAGCTCTCGCGCGAGCTCTCGGACCTCGACGACGTCGTGGCGGCGATCCGCGCCTACCGCGCCGCCGAGGCCGAGCTGCGCGGCGTCGAGGCCATGCTGCAGGAGGGCGACCCCGAGATGCGGGCGCTCGCCGCCGAGGAGAAGCCGGAGGTCGAGGCGGCCCGCGACGCCGCCGCCAAGGCGCTGCAGATCATGCTGCTGCCCAAGGACGCCGCCGACGAGAAGAGCGCGATCCTGGAGATCCGGGCCGGCACCGGCGGCGACGAGGCCGCGCTGTTCGCGGGCGACCTGCTGCGCATGTACGCCCGCTACGCCGACCTCAAGGGCTGGAAGATCGAGGTCGTGTCCGAGAGCCCGGGCACGATGGGCGGCTACCGCGAGGTGGTCGCCGAGGTGAAGGGCCGGGGCGTGTTCGCGCGGCTGAAATTCGAGAGCGGCGCCCACCGGGTGCAGCGCGTGCCCGAGACCGAGACGCAGGGGCGCATCCACACCTCCGCGGCCACCGTGGCGGTGCTGCCCGAGGCCGAGGAGGTGGACATCCACGTCAACGAGGCCGACCTCAAGATCGACACGATGCGGGCCCAGGGCGCGGGCGGCCAGCACGTCAACAAGACCGAATCGGCCATCCGCATCACCCACATCCCGAGCGGCATCGTGGTCTTCGTCCAGGAGGAGCGCTCCCAGCACAAGAACCGCGCCCGCGCGATGGCGGTGCTGCGCGCGCGGCTCTACGAGCAGGAGCGGAGCCAGAAGGACGCGGCCCGCGCCGCCGACCGCCGGGCCCAGGTCGGCAGCGGCGACCGCTCCGAGCGCATCCGCACCTACAATTTCCCGCAGGGGCGGGTCACGGATCACCGCATCAACCTGACCCTCTACAAGCTGGAGGAGGTGCTGGCCGGGACCGCCCTCGACGAACTCGTCGACGCCCTGGTGACCGAGCACCAGGCCGCGCTCCTCGCCGCGGAGGGGCTCGGGTGA